The DNA region GGTTACCAAATTCTTCTAAATAAATTGTTTTCCAAAGCTTTCATTCATAGTGTTATTTTTCCCCAAGCTTTTCAAAAGAATCTCCGAAGGTCAATAAagtgaataaaacacatttggatTAAAGAGCGGCAACTTTAAAGCAGGGCCGCGCACATTTtcagagaaagcagaaaaaaagtttgggAGCTGCTGATGCAGTGTTTGCAGTAAAACTGGCATGGTGGGAGGTCAAAGAGAGGACGTTCGACATCACATATCTCTTTAATTAGAAAGGGGGAGAGCAGAGGGTTGCAGCCGAGATGCCGAACGGAgaacacagacaggaacagaCCAGCAACCCACATGAGAGGATTCATGGGAATAATCAATATCGGCTGCGAGTCGGCCACATGGCTGTGTGGCTGTTGGACTTCACTGATTCTGTCCTTTACTTTAAGTTTAAAAGAATATTGACTCTATTTTCTAACCAAGTCTCACTTCCACCATAAGATAATTACAAGGtcataaatgtattttcacaCCTCTTCTGTCATGCCACTGTTGTTATAACTTATCTGTCTTAAAGCGATGGCTCCCAACAGCAAGGATTAGAGGAAATTAGCTGTGTTGCAGAaacaggttttgtttgttttacttttgtttGGTTGGACCCCTTACATTAAATTTGCAACCCCTTGTGGGGGCGCTGACCCCCAGGTTGAGAAGCACTGTCTTAAAACTTAATCTTTATTGCACTTGTACGTATGTGtctttaaatgtaaaaacataacagcaaaaaaaaatttagaaatgactgaaattactattatatttaatatgtgaacaaatgaaagtgaggacaacattttcttttcttagaaaacagataaaagttCAGTAATATAGCTCACactaatgaaaaataatgttatGTTTTACTGGTGCATTTCATCACTTGGGTGTGCTACATTCAGTAACTTATCATTTCTAAAAATATATTCTGTGAAATTCTCCCAAATTCAACCAAACTCCCTTTGAAAATAGgtcatttttaaaaacccaAAGTTTCAATACATCCAGAAGTTGATATATTAGAGTAGCAGGAGCATGTGGATAAACACCAATGACAGAAGTGGACCAGCACACAGAATACCAGCTCTCCAAACCTGTCCTGGAGTCAGCGCACTGACAGTGTCAGTAGTTAAGAAGCTGTTTTTTTGCTGTACCCTCCCCCGGCCTGAGACACTGACTGAGGCTTTAATTTGCATTGGaatgatagatttttttttttggtgcacaATTTTCATGCTCTGAATTGTACTAACACATTTTTGGCAATGCTTTTCACACTTGTTGCAGGGAGCACTGACTCACTGATTCATCAcgttctgtgtgtttgtgctcatatTTGCCCACTTGAAACTACTTCTATACCGCAGGGCACTGACGCGACTTCAAAGTGAATTTGACCAAAGTTGATAACCGGATCACTGGAGGGCAGAGGATCTCTGCTGGTAGTGATAGTGTGTGAGAGTGCAGAATCAATCGCAGAGTAATTGtgagtgagagcagagaggaagaggagggtgggaggTGTCGAGGAAGAAGAAGGCAGAAGAATCTACAATACGATTAATCTCATAACGTAAAATCAATTTCACATCCTCAGTTCTGGCATCCCCCGACAGGGCGGGGTGGCTTCAGCTACGGTTTCTATTGGGTGGAGGGTGTGTGATTGAACAGCACATCCGGCCAAAGAGATCCCAGAAGAATCAccatgaagagaaaaatgaaaccTGGTAAACtggtaaaatgtaaaattctgttttgctttttcaatTCGATCTTCCTCATCTTCTAAGATTAATGCAAGCGCTCAGAAATCTCCAATTTTTATGTCCAGTCACTGACGAACAATTACACACAAAAATGGTGTCAGTAGAACAGCTGCCCCTGCGATCTTATTGTTCCTCTCCGCTGCGGCCGCTGCAGTCATGTCTTTGCAATTACTTTGACAATTAAAAGCGTATTAGGGTTGTGCTGTGTGATCGCTCCATTAAGGACCATGGGAACTCTCAGTGACATCTACAGTTTGTTATTTTGAGGCTGACACTCGTGCAAactttgatgtgatgtgaagtgGTCACACACGGCTGCACACCTGCAGTCAAGAGGTCGTCTTTCAGAAACTAGAGCCAAGCAGGGCGCTCTGTGTTTGGGAAGGAGCTTTGCGTCATCCCACTTACCCTGGCAGCATGTCTactaaaccacacacacacacacacacacacacacacacacacacacacacacacacacacacacacacacacacacacacacacacacgtttccatcacttctaggaacattacatagacttagattcatttcctggagacttaccataaACATAGCCACTActttcctaaccctaacccttaacTTAACCTTAAGCCTTAAGTCTTAACCCTAAAATGCATGACTTACcttatggggacttgtgttCTGTCATCAAAAGGAAGGCGAGTCCTCACAAAATGACTGTGTAAATGGATTTATGCCCCTACAGCAGCAGTAGTACacatccgcacacacacacacatccacacacatacacatgaatgaGTGTTATATGTGAAAGGAGCACGGCCTGTTTATGGCTCTGAGAGAGTAAATCACTGTGTCTGATATCTTCATTTGAGACAGAGGGCTGATCACTGCTCGTCCTGCTTGTTCCACATTAACTCATTatcacacacgctcactccATTAATTCTCTTGCTTTTATTAGCAGCAAGAgcggatacacacacatacacacgcacgcatataCACTCAGCGGACCAATGACAAGGACTGCCTCTACCTCATCTGACAGCTAATGGCTTCATTAGGAGCAGCGTGTTAATTGGCTGACTTTGGGGAGACGCTCGTTAATGAGGATAAATAGATTCACACCTGAGCAGGGCGCTACccagccacagcagcactgtgggAACTCTGGATGACGAGCAAGTGCGGACGAAAACTATGACTGCAGCACCTGTCCCTTTTTACTTCCTCCCAGTCTAAACACAGTTGTGCTTTCCTTGCCAGGCAGACTTATTAGCCAAGTGGTTGATTAGCACCAGGAGgccaaaacaaagagcagtaTGTCAAAGCAATTAGCCCCACTGTTTACCTCTCAGCTCCCAGGCTGACTCCGAAATGCATCTAatgcaggagggagagaggggagtcAGCTCGGACAGTTGCAGAAAGGGACAACAGCTGGTCCATAGaccaatatgtgtgtgtgtgtgtgtgtgtgtgtgacgtgtgtgtgatgtgtgtgcattgatGGGAGCAGTCCTTGTGCCTCAATCCATCTGCTTTCCTGCCTAGATCTTCCATCCTTTGCTGTCTGGTCAtgacagctctgacacacacacacacacacacacacacacacacacacacacacacacacacacacacacacacacacacacacacacacacacacaaattctcTTTACACACCACTGGTTAGAGGAGCTCATACTCTCAGGGGAGAGGGGGGTTGGACAGACAAAATGGAAGCAGGCGAGACTGATCATTTACATAAGGGTAAGACACAGACCCACTGAGGGACTGTGTGTTCAGCAGCCACATGACTTGTCATGGACAGTGTTTCCACCTAGCGGTGGCTGATGTGCTCTGCATCTCATTTATGTTTACAGGGGGAAAACACAAAGGGAGATAAAGCTGCTTGGGATGTGGTCATCGTTTTAAAGGGTCTGTGCACATGAATTACATAATAATGATATTATAAATTCTCAATTTGTTATCACCAAAgtctgcagttcccctcagctgtgTGAAGCGTTTCAGTATTTTAGCTCATTGCTTTGGCTGGTTACTGTTCTGTGTCATCAACCTTGTTTCAAAGTGCAGCAGGCGGCTATTCTTAGTGAAAACTGCTCTGATAAACCAGCTGAATGCGACCTGGCCAGCACCAAATGACAGCTAGccactagctggtgaacatagtggagcatctATCAGCAAAAGAGCCAGAGCTaatggagaccaaaacaaagctaaaaggagAAAGAATATTTGATTTATGTTTACCAGGAGGCCAGACGCAAGAcctcaaatgaatgctaatgttgctccctATCAGCTGGATGTGTGAAGAGGCCACGGGCGCCTCAAAGCCTGGCAGAACTAAACTTAAACTTACAGCATGGCTAGAGGAAACTGTTTTGTTATTTAGATGAACCAACCTGTTAAAATGAGATGATGTAACATTTGAACAAAGACATAACACGGCCTTTTAAATTCAATACTCAGGGGTCTCACACCTACAGCCTCACTTCACACTGTGGAAGTTTACAGTGGCTGACATGAATGAGTCAGTCTGATGACTTCATGACTTGTTTACTTGTGCTGCTGTTACACTGTTTTACTGAAGCACTTCAGTGGTTTTATCAGACAGTAATGAAGAAAATTCAATGTGCCATCTTTTAATTGCAACTTGTGAACACAATGGTGGCTAACAAAGGTTATGTTCTCTTGCTGTTATACTCGTGGTTGCCTTAAAATTCCCACTTTCTCACGAGGACTGGACAGTTTGCAGTGCGTGGTTTGACAGAACAGAGCCGCTCAGCACACTGACTGCATGTCAATAATGATCTTTAATGTCAATATATACAGAACttgaaagaaaaatagaatcttaaaaatcaaatgaaataaatacaatatcATACAATTTCCACAATGTCTTTTTGAAGAGATATCCatggaaatctttttttttttttttttgtttaattcagCCTCTCTGGTTCGACGGGGTGCGTCCCGTCCCCCCCAGAGAAATCCCTACAGCTCCCCCACatgctcttcatcatcttcattatagatatttagatattttttgCAAACTAGAATTTCTGTTATCGTTACCACATTGTTTCACCTTCGAACTCTAGACGTTATCTTTTGTCCATTTGCAGCTTATTTTACCTCTTTTGATACATTTTTAGCATCACAAAGTAACGAGTCAGACGGTGAATTTTAAGGGAAAAGAAATACAGGTTGTGTCCATACATGCTTTCATGTTACCAAAAGTGCTGGCAGATGACCTTCATCCTGAGGGTCTTTCTAATCTGCCACAAGCAGAATCATATCTTTTTAGTATTTCAGAAACAGTCTCACGACGTCCCTCGGTCGATGCCATGCTGCCAGCACTCTCACACATAAACCATTATTCACGTTGAAGAAAAGAAGTTAAGAGAGCAAAAGCAAacaagggaaggagagagaactgaggaggaggatggcagAGCGGAGATGAAGAGCagtgtggggtgggggtgggaggggggcaCAGTTTACCGAAGCAGCTCtgaatcagccaatcacagtgaagGAGAACATCAGCTGGTGCGCTTCTTCCCCACACGGggaagaaagaatgaaaggcGAGGAGGGCGAGTGCATATGAAAGCTGTGGAAATAAATACAAGTCTGTCTCCCCAGCAGTAACAGATATGTGagtttcctctcttcctcttcagctgaCTTCTTCACAATGCAACCTCGTccagtgtgagtgtgcgtgtatgtgtatgcgtgcatATGTTGGGTGTGTCaaataaatagattaaaaagggagacagtAGGTCTGACTGGCCAGCACTTCGGTCTGTGAGCGCATCTTTTGCGTATGAGAGTCTGACTGAGGGTGAGGTCAAAACTGGAGGGCGAGCgttgtgtgtgtctacatgtctGTTGAGGTGAGTTTCTTCATGCTGCGTCTCTGGGCTAGACTGGACGCCGCCACAGGCTCCAACACCGGCTGACTTGTCTTCTGGCTCAGTGCTGAATAGGTCGCAGCCATGGCTCCCTGGAAGACAATGACATGCACACTAGGCTTCAACTTTGAAATCCACACAAGAGTTTAACTTTGAATTAACTCTATTAACACTTTGTTGGTGTGTTGCAGCCCATTTGGCAACCCGGCCCAGCACAGGAGTGTGCATTCATTCCTCAAGAGTGTGTACAGATCAGTCTGTTTGGTGCTAATCAGAATCCTGAATCTGTGCTCATTTCAGGTTTCTCATATTTTGGGTGAGTTATGATAACATCTTATTCAACATCGTATTACGCAAAATTTGTCTGTTGATCAAGTGCCACCCACTTATCCAGTGATGAATCAGAAACACGTCATacatcatctgaaaatgcagaacGGGAGCAGCACTAAAAGCACTTTTAACAAGTGCAGATacatcttaaaaagaaaaaaaaatattacatcATCAAATTACAGGCAAATCCAGAGGGCTGCGGTGCAGGTCGACAAGGTGAAGAGGTTCGGTTACAATGAGACAAGCTTGTGTAATCACAGCTTCCTTGGTtattcccccctctctctcctcatttcctgtcaactCTCTACTGTCATTACCTAACAAAGGCAACAATCCACAGTATATTCTTTATGTAGCTGTAGACTGTACGAGTGTATGTATACATCAGTGTATGCAGTGGCAGAGAAGGTGCCTCAATGCTGAGACTTTGACAAAAGGGGCTTATTCAAGCTAACAAAGAGGCCACAGGTATGAAAATAAGACATCGGGTTGGCAGTGGAGTCCAGCGGGGCAATTCACTGCAAACTGTATGTCAGACCTTAAATCACATGCGCAAGAGAGCAAGAATAGATCACTGACAGCAGTGGGATTCATGACTAAAACCAGGATGACGAGTCTACAGTCAGcgacaaaaaaaatgatgatgcatGGTCACTGTTGTGCCAATAGAAAAGTTTAATTTAATGAGACAGCCATCTATAAAGCCTCGCCTGAACCGAATACTGCTGCTGACCTGGTGGATCCCTCAATAGTGACATGATCCTTGGATAATGTGCAGATACATTAAAGTCGCTCCACAGACGTGACAGCGACCTTGTTTATGCTGCTGGCCTTCACAGGCAACAAGTACGTCTGAGCATGACAAGCAAATCTgataacatactgtatttctatgACTGGGGGTGGTCTGCAGGGCATAAACAGGGCTGCGCTGTCATGGTGGTGAAGAGTGAGCTGAGCCACAAAGCAAAGCTCTCAATTTACAGCTGATCTTTGTTCACACCCTCACCTATGATCACAGGCTTTGGGGTGTATCTGAAAGAAGTAGATCACAGATCCCTGCAGGGCGGCTGGCCTCCCTCTGCGTGATTGGGTGAAGAGTTCATCAATTTCAGATTTTGCTCTCATATACAGCCGGCACTCTCTGCAGCCTTTTTCAAACAGACATCCCACAGTAAGGCCATAAAGAGGACCCATCAGTAGGCCAGCTTCTCACAGTGACCCAAACACCACTTGCATTACGCGGCCCCCCAGTGTGTGATCTTAAAAAGCATGCTGGTGTTCTGCAAGCAAAAGAGGCGCAACCTGTCACACAACAGCGTCAGCATCTAGTGTGACATGTAACAGAATGGGTTAGAAATCATTGGCACGGGCAGTGCCAATGATTTCTAACCCATTCTAAACAAGATGCCGTTtctaaaatgacattttgggGTGTTGCAGGTCAGCTTctaacttcttcttcttgtctacCTTTGAGTTAGCTGCTAAGTGCTACTGGCTGCTTTTTAAATCACCCAGTGGAGGGTTGCACACGTTATACGCCATCAAAACATCACACCCCTGTCCTGGCATGCCGGCCTCCCCACAGAGACGCTGATCCAGCCAGCTTAACAGCGGAATAACAATGCCTCCTCATACTGTGTTCATATGTTTTATACAGACGGGTGAGGTTAAATAACAGCGCAACATTGCTGCCTTGAGCAGGCTTTGTAAAGCTGGCTTAAGATTAAGAGAAGTCAACTAAGGTGGTTCAAGCACTTGCTAAGGATGCTACCCAGATAACCTCCCTCAGCAGGAGACTGATCCTGCACAGGGACATGAGGAagtctcctctgctgtgctgtttttactGTGACCTTCGTGACATGGTAGAGTCATGCTGATGTGTCCTCAGGCCTTTAGAAGTGGAAAGTGTCTGATACATTCCAGGTGACGCTGGCATCCATTGAAgttcctttcattttctttgtcaccTTTGTTTTCTACCCTCTCATCCTATCTATCCTCACCTTGATGTGGGATGTCACCATTTTTGAGAAGTGAACAAGGCAGCATCCTTTTTTGTTGTCAGTTGCCTAGCAACAGTGCTCACGTGATTTAAACCGCTTGAGCGCCAAACGTACTGTGTACTCGACTTCCCGTGTCAAAAACATGACCTGACGATTTCCATTTGAAAGAAGTATCTGACCTGCATACGTggcaagagaagagaaaaggacgGACACATCTGCTGCGTTGGATCTGGTATTAGTAACAGATGAGATTAGAAGTGTGTGAATCACTAAGGCTCATGCTCACTTTTAAATGTCAAGAGGCACAGGCAATGCACGGGTATGAAGAGGAGTTCAGACTCTCCTGGTTTGGAGAGATGATGTGGTTGCATGTTTAGAAACACTGAAGTGTCCTTACCCATAAGGCCTACACATGTGAGACCATGCATCTCATGTTGACCTCTTACATGACTGATTTCAGAACATTTGATCACCACGTTACACCAATCACGATTACCTGTGCCGAGGAGGTCATGTTTCAGTTCCTGTGCCTTTATATGTTTGTCCATTCGGACGACGTACTCTCACCTTGACGAGGTGTGGTGCATCATGGCGTGTGAGCTGGAAGTGTGGTAGCGTATCTCTGCAGGTGATCCAGGAATGCTTTAGAACCTGCTCTGCTGTGTATCGCTGGTGAGGGTCCACATGGAGCATGTGGGACAGCAGGTCCTGGAATATGACACAACATCCAGTCTTAAAAGTgtaagaggaaagaaaagactttCCCTCCTATGAATTCATATGCTATGCAGGTGTATTTATTGTGTTGCCGTAGACAGACCTGGCTGACTTTTCATTGACAGATAAACTGATGACATGTCTcaaccataaacacacataagAAAAAGAGGCCATCTTTGTTGTtcactcatctgtctgtctgtgacaaaTCCACATAGGATCAAACCTATTATATACGTATATTATATTATCTAgctaaattaaaaagaagtgtaGCTCTTTTCAAAAACGAGTGCTTTACAGACATCAGACAAAAACTTATTCGCATTAAACTTTGAAAATAGGCTTTAAAGCCACATCGCAGTGTGAAGCGACAAAGCGTCAGCACGTGTACCTTTGAGGTGTCAGATACAGTATCCCAGTTGCCTCCTGTCAAAGAGAACTTGCCAGATCCTATCCGGAGTAGAATCTCCTCTGGTGTGTCGTTTGGCCCATTAGCAAACGGTGTGTACCTGACGGGGGAGATTAGGAAAACACGTGAACATATTACAAGCTGTTccatttcattgattttattctATTATATAATACTCTCATAAGGCAAACTTGGCGGCCACTTTAAACACATCATGAACGCAACTATCTGAAATTATGTGCAGAATTTGCAGCTGTACAAGTTTAATCCATTGCTCCAAACTTGGGCCTGTGCACACTTAATGTCCATAAATAACATCAACAGCACAAGCAGTGGAAGTGACAAGAGCACTGAAGTATAGCCCCTATTTTGAGGTCCATCTTTGCGAGGCATTAAGACTGGTTGAGAAATCTGGACACTTCACTATTAATCACTCCCACCCACACTGAAGACAAAATCTCAAACAGTTGTTGCTGAGTGCAGTCTTACCCTGCCAGCATGGTATACAGTAGAACTCCCAGACTCCATATATCACAGGCTGCATCATAACCTTGCCGCATTAGTACCTGGAcccacacaaagacaaaccatTAGTCTCATAATGACAATGGGTATCAAATATCTCTTTCCATGCTACTGTCCGCTTTATGTCCTCTCTGCCATTACATCTCTTTTTTAATATCTCTAAACTGCATCCTTCTGGTAAGAAATCTTTTACTCCTTCTCACTGTTCTCCCTTTGCTTCCatcgctcctcctctctcacctctggTGCCACAAAGTTGGCGGTGTAACAGGGGGTGAGGAGCAGGCCGTTGCCTCCCCGCAGCTGCTTTGCAAATCCAAAGTCACAGATCCTGATGGAGTCAGGATTTCCCGAGTCGTCCATGTAGAGGATGTTACTGGGCTTCAGGTCTCGGTGGAccacctgaggaggaggagaaagcatTAGACGAGAAGACGTGTGCTTTTCACTGGTGCTCATATGTGTATGGTTTCCTCACCCCTTGGCAGTGGAGGTAGTCAACAGTCTTGGTGATGGTGTACAGCACAGCACTGGCCTCTCTCTCAGAGAAAAACTTCTGCCTGAGAATCTTGTCCAGCAGCTCCCCTCCCTTCATCAGCTCCGTCACCAGGTATACATACCTGCCCTCGTCATAaacctgacacacacgcacatgcacacacgcaggcagtcAGTAAGGTGACTAACTACTCTAAAAACTTTGCTGTCATGGAACgctcacacacaaatgttactgacGTCTTTCAGGGTGATGATGTTGGGATGCTGCCCATATCGCATCAGGATTTCGATCTCTTCAGAGGGGTCCCTCTTAATTTTGTCTATAATCTGAAACACACGGAAACACAGACACGAGCAGTCAAACGAACGGCCGAAAAGACTCTCTGCTGTGTAGCTCTGAGTATTCAACAATCCAAACTAGCTGaaacagaagctgctgcaggactgtttcagctgttgaggctgtgctgccccctgctggcctgATGGCAACACTAACCACAATCAACACGTTCACTCAATTTTCAGCAACTTCATTCACTCTGTTCAGAAACATTTATGAACCCACATTCAAGAGACACTAAACTATTACATTGTGCATCCACACTACAGTCATGTAAACCACTGAGCTTTTCAATGCTCATCAAATAAAGTCTTCAACTTTGGCTTTCACACAGTTTCAAAGCAACTAATTCTGAGCCGAGTGAAGATGACACATCTTCATTTTGCACTTTAAATGTGGTGGCCTGAAGGTTAGAGAAGCAGGATTGTGATGGAAAGGTCACTCGTTTAATTCTGGGGGTGGAGGATAAATCTGGGATGTCATTAGCTACTGCTGACATGCCCTTGAGCAAAGACCTTAACCCCCACCTGCTCATGCGGGGCTGTTCAGTGACCAACAAACCTGTGATTGTACTGGGTAACTCTCAGGAGTGACTAAAATTAGCACCGGTGCTTAGTGAATTAATACCTTCACAGCATAGTCCATGGCAGAGACTCGGTGTACACAGCGTTTACAAATGGAGTAGGAGCCGACCCCTatgtcctcctgcagctcgTACAGATCAGAGAACTTGGCTGAGCCCCCGTGCATCTGGAAAGAACAAGACGTGAACTGTTACATGCGTCAGCGTTCgctgaataaaacagaaagtgcTCCAGTGTCTTCCACGAGTCATCCCTACACATTTGATGTGATCACACATGAACCATTACAATGTCACTACAGTCCACTGCTGGTCCACACAAGACAACAGAAGTGTGTAGTAGTTCAGACCGTCCTAGTGTTTAGTGCTCCCACAGTATCCGTTTTAACACTTTTGTTCACAACTATGCCGGAGTGGAACGTTAGTGGATGATGTTATTACATATTCAGCAGTCAAACTGTCACAGCAGATTTACCACCATTTACAAGCCATTCACACATCACTTTATGGCGGCAAAATGCTGTCAAATTAACAGTTATGGGCACAAACGAAGCCATGCTGAGTGTGGGGAGgacaatgtctgtgtgtgtgtgtgtgtgtgtgtgtgtgtgtgtgtgtgtgtgtgtgtgtgtgtgtgtgtgtgtgtgtgtgaggcgtCTGCACTGGAACACAGCAACCATTAAAAGGGTAATTGAGGCTGTTTTGCAACACTGTGAAATTTTTGTAGTTTCTGCAATCCTGCCAATCAATTTTGATCCTATTTTCACTTCATTGTACACAAATCGTTTTTTAAGCTTGCAGTGAATTCTGTGAATATTCTCGTGTTGAACACAGGCAGCGTGTGAACACCCAGTATTCACAGAGTTCTGTCAACTGAAATGTTGTgagacaaatgtgtgtgtgacctccaTGTTTGGAAGATAACATGGTAATAATTCACCTGTGTAAATTGTGAGAGATGACTTATGCAAAGCAgagatcatttgtttttacCTGAACTATAGGGAGTATGCTGAGCAGCGGGGAGCTCTTGTTCTCATCCATAGGGGCTGGAGCAACAAAACTGAAGCCTTTGAAGAGCTGGTGGGCGTTAGCACTGGGAGGGATACCTGGGGAGTCTAAACATACAAAAGATAATGAACAAAACAGACATgaacatacaaagacacacgAAAATTTTGGACTCATTTCTTATAGTCAGTGTTCAGTTGCAGTTTCCATGGCTGCAGGAGTGGCGGTTGCTTTTTGAGCTCAAAAGCACGTGaacagagcgtgtgtgtgtgggtgtagaTTTACCTTTAGGC from Chaetodon trifascialis isolate fChaTrf1 chromosome 5, fChaTrf1.hap1, whole genome shotgun sequence includes:
- the rps6kal gene encoding ribosomal protein S6 kinase alpha-6, with the protein product MEVNSVSSEVNGHQIMDEPMEEGESFSHCDEGTYKEIPITHHVKEGCEKADPSQFELLKVLGQGSFGKVFLVRKILGPDAGQLYAMKVLKKASLKVRDRVRTKMERDILVEVNHPFIVKLHYAFQTEGKLYLILDFLRGGDVFTRLSKEVMFTEEDVKFYLAELALALDHLHNLGIVYRDLKPENILLDEAGHIKLTDFGLSKESVDADKKAYSFCGTVEYMAPEVVNRRGHTQSADWWSLGVLMFEMLTGTLPFQGKDRNETMNMILKAKLGMPQFLSLEAQSLLRMLFKRNPANRLGAGPDGVEEIKRHAFFSTIDWNKLYRRELQPPFKPAAGKPDDTFCFDPEFTAKTPKDSPGIPPSANAHQLFKGFSFVAPAPMDENKSSPLLSILPIVQMHGGSAKFSDLYELQEDIGVGSYSICKRCVHRVSAMDYAVKIIDKIKRDPSEEIEILMRYGQHPNIITLKDVYDEGRYVYLVTELMKGGELLDKILRQKFFSEREASAVLYTITKTVDYLHCQGVVHRDLKPSNILYMDDSGNPDSIRICDFGFAKQLRGGNGLLLTPCYTANFVAPEVLMRQGYDAACDIWSLGVLLYTMLAGYTPFANGPNDTPEEILLRIGSGKFSLTGGNWDTVSDTSKDLLSHMLHVDPHQRYTAEQVLKHSWITCRDTLPHFQLTRHDAPHLVKGAMAATYSALSQKTSQPVLEPVAASSLAQRRSMKKLTSTDM